A window from Manis javanica isolate MJ-LG chromosome 10, MJ_LKY, whole genome shotgun sequence encodes these proteins:
- the LUC7L gene encoding putative RNA-binding protein Luc7-like 1 isoform X1 — MDLGECTKIHDLALRADYEIASKERDLFFELDAMDHLESFIAECDRRTELAKKRLAETQEEISAEVSAKAEKVHELNEEIGKLLAKAEQLGAEGNVDESQKILMEVEKVRAKKKEAEEEYRNSMPASSFQQQKLRVCEVCSAYLGLHDNDRRLADHFGGKLHLGFIQIREKLDQLRKTVAEKQEKRNQDRLRRREEREREEHLSRRSGSRTRDRRRSRSRDRRRRRSRSTSRERRKLSRSRSRDRHRRHRSRSRSHSRGHRRASRDRSAKYKFSRERASREESWEQGRSERGPPDWRPESSGGKTASRRSEEKEAGEI, encoded by the exons GCAATGGATCACTTGGAGTCCTTTATTGCCGAGTGTGACAGGAGAACTGAGCTTGCTAAGAAGCGGCTGGCAGAGACACAGGAGGAGATCAGCGCAGAAGTTTCTGCAAAG GCAGAAAAAGTACATGAATTAAACGAAGAAATAGGAAAACTTCTTGCTAAAGCTGAGCAGCTGGGAGCTGAAGGaaatgtggatgaatctcagaaaatTCTTATGGAAGTGGAGAAAGTCCgtgcaaagaaaaaagaagctgaG GAAGAGTACAGGAACTCCATGCCTGCATCCAGCTTTCAGCAGCAGAAGCTGCGTGTCTGTGAGGTCTGCTCGGCCTACCTGGGGCTCCATGACAACGACCGCCGCCTTGCAGACCACTTCGGGGGCAAGTTGCACTTGGGATTCATTCAGATCCGTGAGAAGCTGGACCAGTTAAGG AAAACTGTGGCTGAAAAGCAGGAGAAGAGAAACCAGGACCGattgaggaggagagaggagagggaacgCGAGGAGCATCTGAGCAGGAG gtCTGGATCAAGAACCAGGGATCGCAGAAG GTCTCGCTCCCGAGATCGGCGTCGGAGGCGGTCAAGGTCTACCTCCAGAGAGCGACGGAAGTTGTCCCGGTCCCGGTCCCGAGACAGACACCGGCGCCACCGCAGCCGCTCGCGGAGCCACAGCCGGGGCCACCGCCGGGCGTCCCGGGACCGGAGTGCAAAATACAA GTTCTCCAGAGAGCGGGCGTCAAGGGAGGAGTCCTGGGAGCAGGGGCGGAGCGAGCGGGGTCCCCCCGACTGGAGGCCTGAGAGCTCCGGCGGGAAGACGGCTTCGAGGAGATCGGAGGAGAAGGAGGCTGGCGAGATCTGA